A section of the Saccopteryx leptura isolate mSacLep1 chromosome 6, mSacLep1_pri_phased_curated, whole genome shotgun sequence genome encodes:
- the GNPDA1 gene encoding glucosamine-6-phosphate isomerase 1 — protein MKLIILDNYSQASEWAAKYIRNRIIQFNPGPDKYFTLGLPTGSTPLGCYKKLIEYYKNGDLSFKYVKTFNMDEYVGLPRDHPESYHSFMWNNFFKHTDIHPENTHILDGNAADLQAECETFEEKIKAAGGIELFVGGIGPDGHIAFNEPGSSLVSRTRVKTLAMDTILANARFFNGDLAKVPTMALTVGVGTVMDAREVMILITGAHKAFALYKAIEEGVNHMWTVSAFQQHPRTVFVCDEDATLELKVKTVKYFRGLMLVHNKLVDPLYSIKEKETEKSQSSKKPYSD, from the exons ATGAAGCTCATCATCCTGGACAACTATTCTCAGGCCAGCGAGTGGGCCGCCAAATACATCAGGAATCGCATCATCCAGTTTAACCCAGGACCAGACAAGTACTTCACCCTGGGGCTCCCCACTG GGAGCACCCCGCTTGGCTGCTACAAGAAGCTAATTGAGTACTATAAGAACGGAGACCTGTCCTTCAAATATGTGAAGACCTTCAACATGGACGAGTACGTGG GTCTTCCTCGAGACCACCCAGAGAGTTACCACTCCTTCATGTGGAACAACTTCTTCAAGCACACTGACATCCACCCAGAAAACACCCACATTCTGGATGGGAATGCAGCTGACCTACAGGCTGAATGTGAAACCTTTGAAGAGAAGATCAAGGCTGCGGGCGGCATTGAGCTGTTTGTTGGAG GCATCGGCCCCGACGGACACATTGCCTTCAATGAGCCGGGCTCCAGTCTGGTGTCCAGGACTCGAGTGAAGACATTGGCCATGGACACCATCCTGGCCAATGCTAGGTTCTTCAATGGAGATCTTGCCAAGGTGCCCACCATGGCCTTGACAGTGGGTGTGGGCACTGTTATGGATGCTAGAGAG GTCATGATCCTCATCACAGGTGCTCACAAGGCGTTTGCTCTGTACAAAGCCATCGAGGAGGGAGTGAACCACATGTGGACCGTGTCTGCCTTCCAGCAGCATCCTCGCACGGTGTTTGTGTGCGATGAAGATGCCACCCTGGAGCTGAAAGTGAAGACCGTCAAGTATTTCAGAG GTTTAATGCTTGTTCATAACAAGTTGGTGGACCCCTTGTACAGtatcaaagagaaagaaacagagaaaagccaGTCTTCTAAGAAACCCTACAGTGATTAG